In Planococcus citri chromosome 4, ihPlaCitr1.1, whole genome shotgun sequence, the genomic window ATTATATCATTTGAAATAGGAGCTTTGATAATTTTCCTGTCGCCATCAtcatccaaaaaatttcgagacaTCTATTCTGCTCCAGctaaactttgataaaattctaaTCCCAAGCCATTCTACCATACTGAATGAAAGCTGTCATCGACTTCCACAATCCTAACGTATTAAAAAGTTCCCAAAAGTGCTTCATAAGCAAATGCCTCTCTTGCAGAAACCAGAAAGTTCAAGCTTACGAAGAACTTACGACTCGAAGTTCTGTTCAAATCAAAACACACCGgagataaattttgaatcattcaaacaGCAACACTGCTTACGCCAACGATCAAAGTGTTTCAACTCGCAagtcaacaaaaaaacaacattgtTTGATAATCAAAATAAAACACCGAAAATCCGAAATCCTTCcgcgaaatttaccaatttttcgaataaactGTCTAAAATTAATGTTCGAATACTTTAATAAAATCGCAAACCTGGAGAGAAAATGTCGAACAACGACCTCGTCGTACCTCCCGCCCTGctggaaaaaatcaaagctcTCGACGACATAGAAAAAGATATCATAACATGTTTACAAAGCGCAGGTAATCATCTTTCACTTATTCTTCTATCTCTACAACCGTACCTAAATCGTGAAAAACCCACAGGTCAAGCATTCAACGAACTGAGTAAAGAGAAAACCAGTCAGAAACAAGTTGAAAACCACACGAACAATTTCTTAAAAGTATTGGGAAACGTAGAAACCAAACTCACCGATCAAATCAACTACCTTATTCAAGGATCTACCGGTAAGTTAATCATATTTTCCATCCATCTTTCCTCCGTCTAATCCGATTCATGTTTTACGATAGGTCAACCTCACGAAGGCTCTGTATATGGCACAGAAAGAGTGCGAAAAATGCTCCTTCAAAGACTGGAACACGCCGAAAGAAGAGTAACCGAATTAGAACGAATAAGGAGTAAACATTTATACGAACGAGTTACGAATAAAAAACCgagaaaaatggaataatttattACAGTAAAAAAGAGAGATAAAAACCATACGAATAGTTGCCAATGTCGATGGTTCGTTATCCTATACTCGTTAGCTTAGGGAAAGGGTCGATTTTACTCAATACGAGTTTTTGATGACTCAACGAAATATATCCTTTAACTTTACCCTCGTGGATTAAATTAGCTAAAATACAATGCGTCTCATCTAGATCGATTTCCGGGTCTTCGAATATTTGTAAAGTAACCATTAAAACGTTCATATCGATGAGGGGATTTTTATGCAACAGgaatctagaaaaaaaacacgagagctcgaaaatttcggtaaaatagtcgtaaatttgaataaaaaggtAACTTACACTTTCTTGAACATATTTCGATAGGTAATCATACGTAATTTTTCGACAACCGTGTAGATTCGATATTTACATAAGAGAGCTTGGTACGTCGACATGACTTGCACGAGTTCGTTCACTCTGCCTCTTTTTACAGCGTTTGCAATATCCCACATTGGCAACAGGTCGTATTTCTCTAGGACTTCTCTGGTTGGCATGTAACCCTAGGAGAAGATACGTTTGTaaatatttatgttttttttttatagttcgtttgtattatcttttttttatacCGTCTATTTTCTTACCAATAAAATCCTGATTGGAATTAAGTAAATTAATATGTGTTGTTTATTTCTTTTCGATGATTTCTCGCATCGTTCGAATGCAAACGTAAGGTATTGATTGgctaaaagaaaaatcaacaccACGATTAATATCATCATTGAAATTACgtagttgatgaaaaataccaTCTTATATACCTGATTTATAATCTTCATCCATCATAGCTTTAAGACCAGCGTAATATTTATACGTAACTTGTTgactaattgaaaatttactcttGAAAGGAGACGAATCAATAGCTCTGATTAAAGGCTTCATTAAATGCAACTGGCTCATTTTAAAATACACTTTGAATAATTGATTGGCAAACAGCATCATACCCCAACGTTTAGTTTCTTGTTCACCTGACCGACTGAAACCATTATTGAAACCGATAAATACACAATATGATCTAATTTCCAAACGAAATGTCCAAAAATACACTTACTTATCAGCAGCACAAACTCGAAAAGCGCCCATGATTGCTTCGGCGGTGTTTTCTAGAGCTTCTCGAGGCTTAACTACACCGGTTTTTAATTGCGATTGAGTCAATTCGGAGTTGACGTTGTATGTGAGCATTCTGAGATCCAAGCAAACCGTATAGATGACTGGTATTAGCCAATTGTCGTTTTTCaggttttgaaatattttcacgaaaGCTTGCATCACAGCCAGCTGATTATTATAAGCTTCGGTGAAGTTTTTATCTTTTAGACAAGCGATACAtctgcgaaaaaaaacacacaagtGTTTAATTCACAAATTGTCAGAGGGATGAATCGATGATTAGGAACTTACCTTAGATGGGGAGCAATCACGTCGACTACGGTAGTTTCAACGTACATGTCAGCATTATCGGGATTAAAATGATACAAATTGTTATTCACGATATGAGGATCTTTCAATGAGAAGAATCCCTGCAAAAAgtgtaccaaaaaattgaactatacGTTGAATGATTCGTATACAAACCAGCATCGTACAAATACAGGTGGATAAACACTTACTGAGACAAGATTCGCATCTCTTCTTCTCCAAGCGAGTTGAAgctattaaaacaaaataaaacgaaagaaattatcgaaaaattgcaaatcgaaatttgattcCAAAGATATCAATTCTCACCTGGTTTAAAAACTGTTGGACTGTTTGATTGTAAGACATGGTCGATGAAGTGGATGCAATATACAAACGTGGATTTATATTCGTATCATTGGTTTCATTCTTGAAGCAATCTTCAAAGTTTAAAAGCTCATAAATTAGcgtcaaaattattcaaaactggaaaagttcaaaaaaattcaactttgttgctgaaattattttttttttattggattaCCGAAAATTACAATAACATTTCAGGCAGcacaaatcaaaaatatacctactcgtttacctacttattttgtttttttttgtcaaaaatgttggtAACACTGGCACAAAAACACGTGAATGTCcttgaactttaaaaatttcccattttgatttttccgcgAGAAAACACACCGAAGATCGGAGCGATTTCGAATTTTCCAAGACTTTCTCATCATTTAACTGGACAcagatagaaaaatttattaaataattcgACTTAAATACATATCACAattacaaaattgagaaaatagcGTATTTCAATACtcgatgtagaaaaaaaaaacacaatatgaAAGAATGAAAACAAAACGAACGATTATTTTACGAATTAACATACACGATAATAGGAACTGAACCACGAatcatttcttcttcttcgggtTTAATATCGATAATATAAATTTAAACGAGATCTCTTCAGTTAACAGTACACAATTGACACCGAGTTTCTGCACATCTCTGATGTTTCTACCATCGTTATCGAAGAATATGATATCTTTATAATCGACGTTGGATTTCGCCCTTAGTctagaaaagaaaaacataccGCATTTCTAGAATATTTCACCAGTACATATCGAGTCGAATTGTGATCGAATCTCAATGACTTACACTGTGAAATGCTGAACTTTACTACCGGGATAGATTTCTTTATACCTAAAATAGTCTGCTATTCCGAACAACTGTAGAAGTTGATAAGAGCCGCAAATATTCTCTGCTCTGGATGCGATAGCTATGGTGTAATTCTTCTTCTTGAGAAAACTCAGTATTTTAAGTGTATCCGAATACAGATAACAAACACGGCCAAAGTTGTCCATTACAGCTCGATTTTGTCTGAAAGAAACACATTGAGTTTTATTATCACCATGATCCATAGTCTCTGCACGCTATTACAGCTACAGAAGTGGAAATACTTACTGGTTTGTGGAAAAAGGGGTAGCACATTCGTCTACGTGTAACGGCCATAACGTATAATCTACAAAATTCACATAGTTATCAAAACTTtactcgaaacaacgtcgaatTACGTTCAAAATGAAACACAAGGTTGAGGATACGATACCTAAATCGAACACAATAAGTTTTTCGTTGTAACTCATGAATACTACGTTGTGATGAACTCGATGgtgaaataatataaaatatatGATTTTAGACGAACTGAACCGAACATAATCACTATTTTGAGCAGATATTCCGCTGAAAATGTTCTAAATTCGAACAATTCCGTTGAATATCAGTAGCCGAATTCAAAAACAAGTACTTGCAGGAATGTAAACAATAATAAACAATGTTGCCAACGTTATCAATAGTTGGGAACttgggaaaaaaggaaaaaaaaaactatcttcaaaattaaaattacctacttgacattttaatttttaattgatcgTTGACCTTAAAATCAAAACCTAGTCTCACTCTCATGGTCTATAATCTAATGAGTCAAACCCTCAGAACTCAGAAGTTTAGATTAGGCGTACCTAGTTGGAGAACTTTCGCTaatcaaagttgaacttttcaccACCATCAAATTTCAGCAAAGTTCAAGGTGAACAGCTCAAAGCTCGAGTACCATGTCTTTTCGTGTTGAACATATAAATTGAAAGCTGAAACTTAAAAGCACTGAAAACTGTTAAGTGCTAGgtaaagtattttgaaaatttcaagtaggtaggtagtgggTACCTTACTATagtgcgtttttcaaaaatgaaaaaatcaaaattttaccaaattgaccaagaaaattgaaatatgtagcattaataggtaccttattttcaacctgcaaaattgattcgaaacaatttcaacccgttttgacaGTTCTGGAgactctagcagatttttgaaacttgaaatttcacgctACACTCCAACTTAagcacgctatcaagtcgactactggtaggttcaagtcattttggagactccaacaacttttttggaaattcttggagcctccagttcaTTTATGAAACTAGAAAGTAGATGAAAGTGGAACTATAACTATCTACGGATTCGCTTACAGCTCGGTACCTACCCCTGTAACTACAGATTACATTGCTGTATTGGATATTTGTACATGAGTCATGCATGGTAACTTGGCATGTAATTTACTAATTTCACTTCAAATcaaatcctggtgacttctcgTGTATCAGTCACTGagattcgccagaagtcaccagggaATAAAATATGACATTTCTATGATTTGGTGAAtactggtgacttctggtgaatccaTCACcgagattcaccagaagtcacaagGTTtataaaatcgctcaaatatggccactgcCTGGTGGATATGTCACCAAGAACtgcaagaagtcaccaggatatAAAATAGGACTTCTCTATGATTTAGTGAATCCTGGtaacttctggtgacagattcaccagaattcaccagaagtcacaaaCAGCGTTTTTGACATTCTTTGTGGTGACTTTTagttttatgatgaaaaaatcatgagaatCTCCTCAGAAccattgaaaacatttttgagagtctggtgaatcctggtgacttcatggtgaatcagtcaccaagattcacctgaagtcaccaggtttataaaatcgctcaaatatggctaCTGCTTGGTGGATATGtgaccaagaagtcaccagggtattcaatatgacttttctatgttctggtgtatcctggtgacttctggtgaatcagtcaccaagattcaccagaagtcaccaggcgtataaaatcgctcaaatatggccagtTGCCAGTTCCTGTTAAATTAGGCACCAAAAAGTCGgcagggtataaaatatgacttttctatgttctggtgaattctggtgaagtagtcaccaagattcaccagaagtcaccagatgtaTAGAATCGCTGAAATATGGCCAGTTCTTGTTAAATTTGGCAAGAAAAAGTCGCCAGTGTATAAAATAGGACTTACCGatgttttggtgaatttcggtggatcagtcaccaagattcaccagaagcagtgttgcaagagtggagtaagagtaggAGTAAGGAGTGCAAGGAGTGAGATTTTTGGAGGAGTATATGCTTGGAGTAAGAGCATTCCATGCTGTAGTGTGGAGCCATACTCCTATGCTGGAGTAGGTACTCCCACTCACTGTTTCAAAaaggagtaggagtggagttggagtgttgctaaatcaaaactccttactcctcttttttccccaaattttgtggctaattacatcaaaatgttgcaaTTACTCGcgtatttttaagtttttaactCTTATTTGGCTATTTTACCATTTTGCTCATTAGTTATTGCCAATTATgttatttgttattttattgATTATTGATATACTTTTACCATCTTACACCTTCACTTCACGAATAAGTATAATCAATCACTCAACATATGTAGTAGGAGCGTTGAAAGTTTGGTTGGAGTGAGTAAGGAGTGAGTATTatgagtaaattttaaaactaggaGTGAAGAGTGGAGTTGGAGTATGGAGTATGATGAAAATGTTTGGAGTAAAAACCACTCCTCCGGAGTGCTGAAACCAGCACTCTAGCAGCACtgaccaaaagtcaccaagtgtataaaattgctgaaatatgGACAGTTCTTGTTGAATTTGGCACCAAAAAGTCGCCAgtgtatgaaatatgacttttctatgttctggtgaattctggtgaatcagttactgagattcgccagaagtcaccaggtgtataaGATTCGCTCAATTATCGCCAGTTCTCTGGtaaatttggcccaaaaagTCGCCAGTGTATAAAATATGGCCTTTCTattttctggtgaattctggtgaatcagtcaccaaaattcaccagaagtcaccaagtgtataaaatcgctcaaatatggccagtTCCTGTTAAATTGGGCACCAAAAAGTCGgcagggtataaaatatgacttttctatgttctggtgtatcctggtgaatttgtcaccaagattcaccagaagtcaccaaatgTAAGTATAGAATCGCTCAAACATGGTCAATTCTTGTTAAATTTGGCACGAAAAAGTCGCCAgtgtatgaaatatgacttttctatgttctggtgaattctggtgaatcagtcaccaaaattcaccagaagtcaccaagtgtataaaatcgctcaaatatggccagCTCTTGTTAAATTTGGCACAAAAAAGTCGCCAGTGTATGAAATAGGACTTTTCAATGTTCCGGTActatgatggaaaattttgaaaaaaattctgttgagAGGCCCATGCTTCCCCTATACATTCcacgtggtaccagaattttttccccactactcatggatacagaatttttcgcccaaaaacacgttttttagcTATATTGTCCAAGAGTGGTGGGTTGAGGTGCGGAAATTccgttcgaaaatttttttgggggtaccCAACAATAGtctatcataatttttcaaacctggGAACATGGCCATTTCGTCtatcttacctgggaataccTATCCTTTTGGCTACTGGGGTTGTTTCAGCAcatatgctctttcgatctagttcGGTTTTATTCCAATTGAACTTCAATTTGGTCctactaatttcaaaaatttgccccaAGCTTTAGAAAGACTCGACCACCATCAGAAGGCCAAACGTTGAATGTAAACCTTTCAGtttcaaactcgaaattttaattaaattatgtatgttttatttttatacacCAGTATGGCTATAGGATATTTGCGCACACCTATTGTTTGAAAGAGAAAATTGCAGGACATTTGCCCACAGTTTTATAACGATAGGACGAGATATGATtaaatgggatttttttcggaaaacaGGATATTTGCGCACAATGCTCATTTTATGTCAGGGGGTTTCCAAAATGTTGACGAAAATAaccacccaactactaatcaaaccaccattgattggtcttcattCTTCAACCCTCCCCAGTGATTGGTTGCGGGagggggggtgcttgatttttcaagtaacacacaactgaatcataatACATATACCGGGTGACCGAAAAGTAGTTCCGGTACGGAAATGcttgtcaaaaattccctaATTAACTtatctaaaaaatccaaattgctATGTCACTCTTGGTCCATTACCGTTCAAACACCAACCatctttaaaaattgcaattgttttaaaatttatgacgAGACAATAATTTACTCACTAATTTGAACACTGAAATCCGAATCattgccccttcaaatttcaagttaggcaaaaagtttATATGaggttttttgtttctttcatCAACCTCTACCAGCTCCATGGActacttttaaaatatttcatcattttaaaatttcccgaaattcgctaaaatttcacgtttttaagTTGGCAGCCCTGCGTTCCAAAAACAAGCCTTGATTCGGAGGAAACGAAGACGTCGCGTGTGGAGCTCCTAAACGTACTGCATGTATGCAACCCTCCGAACTTCTCACTGTGCTTATTACTCTTTGAAAcgaaaatactgattttttacttcaactATTTTTCGGTCACCCGGATATGATAAACGAAtttggacgtgcgatatatcaaatagtatgttttcgaggtcactgaataaaaataagatgaacttattttctggttCTAACGCCTCAAAGCCACTCAGTGTCCCAAAAAGAggttcaaaatcttgaaaaattgtgaaaagttgtgTGATACTATGGAATGGTAGGCAGGGCCGGCGGAAGCCCAGGTGCAAGCGTGCGCTTGATTTTCACCAGGTGCAACGCACctggcgaaaatttcaaaaaataaacctattttttgtatacctacaaattttaaaacaaatcaaaatctctcaaatttaaaaattaggtatataaattaaaaaaaaaaaaaaatggaatttttatttctgttgCATACAAGTACATAGATTGTGCAGCGACCACTCTGTCATGTaaggaaaaagtaaaaaaaatatcctgaattttgacaaaaaattggcgACGAAGTTTACTAAGAGGGAGATTACTCAGAAAATCAGATCTTTAgtgttaaaaaaatacttatgtcTTTATACAAAccccttctcaaaaaaaagggcCAAGACTGAATATGAtgaattgaattatatttttttggttacgtAAATAGGTATCCCTGTATTGTTGTattgttttcaacaatttgtttcctcaaaaataataaattttaagcattttggcGCTTTTAAAGTGATGGATGAGAGGTCAGTTTTCATCATTGTATTCTTTTAAACATCATtcaattcttgttgaaaattgaatggttCCATCAGAAAAGGGCCTAACTTCAGTTAGGCCCTTTCATAATAAATCGCAAAAATGGATTCTACAGTGGAAATTACACCTACCACACTTCATTACATAGCGCAACCTATAGTCAGGCCGCCACAACTGAATGCCAAAGTCGGACACCTCCGCCGATTTCTCACCAAATTGTCTCTGGGAGTCTGGTGGTTTGCGATAATTACTATGTTTTGCGCTTGATTTTCATAACTTATCAGTGGTAcgccattttttacagaaaaaagtaactttttcgtaatttttcagtgatgCGGAATTtcttaaggaaaaaataaatttctacaaaatagtTGTTGAGAACGTTTAAATGACCTATTTTAACCCAACTTCGTTATAATGTTATAAAATATTGCCTTTTACATAATAAAATTACGCGATTcagcacattttttcatcgaaaaagtaGGTTCACAAGAAAGGGCCTAATTGTccactttgtattttcagtgttttctttgtattttattgcagaaaagtaaaagtaaagaaTGAGTTTGAATCTTCAATGTAtgcggaatgaaaaaaaataataagttgcATGTTGTTCCAATATTTTCTATATGATATTCATATTCAAActttaaaatgcgtttttctcgaatCGCCATCTTTTCAGTTAGGCCCTTTTCTGGTGGAACCATTCAATTGACCCTACATGTCCCTGCcgattgaattttctcaaacttggAAAAACCTATCGAATGAAATCTTATctaattgagcaattttttatatttttggaacaTGCCTCATGCATACTTGaaaaagctgtgaaaaaattaagtCGATCTCAAAAACCTGTCCATTTTGGaagatagaaaatttgaaattatattttgtattgAATAATTCCAAAGGgggaaaaactgatttttttaaaagcagttgATTATTGATTCAGaatatgtatttgaatattTCTAACCTTCAAAGACCTAATCATTTCAAGATGTTTCAAAAACTAACTAAAAATTAAGGAATCAATAgctttttttagctaaaaaaatccggacttcaatttgaaaaatcaattcaattgaaacattttcagttttctttccaGCTCTGCGTTTGTATAGACAATGCAGTGCTGATTGCTGCAATCTCACCAcctttttttaccccccccccccccccccccgccgcaaaaaattattcacacttttcaccaaattacaataatttagaGTTTGCACCTGGcgggaaattgaaaaagtgcCGGCCCTGATggtaggtatgttttcgaggttgctgagaacgaatatgaatgaacttattttttgggtccaacccctcaatgtccctctgtgccccaaaaagggagccacattttgaaaagtcgagtgatacctatatcgaatggtatgttttcgaggtcgctgagtacgaatatcgacttattttttttattttaatgctcgcttaaataaaatatttcttcgtTTGGGAACTACTGACGAAAATTCATCAAGCGTGCGCAAATGTCCTTTTACCACCAGTATATTACCTAGGTACAAAATTGTTCGGTTGGGACTGGTTGAatgctgaattttaaaattgaaaaataaacttgaccACTCGAAATACCAATCAAGTCTAGTGATGTAGGCATTTTAATGGTGATATGAGAATATAACCAATTCATTTACGAAAATgtagtgtttaaaaaattgttgtataCTTCAGTTGATTTTACCTCATACACTACACATTGTAACTATACTTACGTACTGCatagtacgagtatacatacatacatagtagGTAactacatacagggtgtcttTTTTATGACGCAACCCAGGGCAACACTGACACGCATGCGCAAAATACGTGGTAAGAAGCAGGTCTAACTAGTCAGCGGGAAGAAGGGAGATCATAGAAACACAACCGGCGCGGCGGTATCGTTGGTGAGACGCTTCGGTAGTCGGTACACGAGTTGATACGCAACGTGGTGGGGATATGTTTACTGCAGAACAGCATTATTTTCGTTCTGtatcatataaaaaaattattgaaaggtTTCAAACCAAGTTTTTGGAAGTGAGGGTGTCAAATAATACTACAACTAAACGTTTGGTGGAtaattttcgcgaaaaaaatttccaacgattGAAGTCCTCATACAACgaattactgaaaaaatcaacGCTATCACTACAGATCAGCTAAAACTtgtatttcaaaactttatgaAGCGGGTGGTTCTATGCAGAGGGCAGACGGCGTATCATTTCCAACAGTTTTTACAAGATTTCAAGTAGATATatgcgttttaaaaatttttagtttttttaggTTGCGTCATAAAAAAGACACTCTGTACATGTAGTTACTAGGTACCTTGAAGTAAATTCAATACGATGTGTAAACATTTTCGTCTTGTAAAAATCAATGTATGCTCAAGTGTATCGCTTACGATCGAATAACAACTTGCAAAATCCGAACCACGGTATTACGTACATTATAATATGTACACAAACATGAAACAATAATTTGTTCGCCTGGTGTGAGACTTCGACGTTAAGAAACGTGTGTGCGAATAAACAAATACCCAAACACACTATACAAACAATAACgacacgatttttcaaatttgaggaaaacAACTTGCGTACAAAATCGAAACCCTACACCTGTGgcgatcaattttttcgactaTAAAATGAGAAAACCCATACAGCTTTTTAATCTAACCTAGTTGACTCGTCTCGTTTGGTCGTTTCATTCGGAACATATAGTAACAAGAGTTTTTCTAAGTCCATAGGCCATAATACGTAGGCtactgtacaaatttttttcaagacaggattcattttttaaatattcaataatGCATATTCGCGTTTTCATAACATGTTCACTCGTTTTTTCGGTGATATCGCTCGTGTATGGCAAATCAACGATAAGAATTAATTCGAgttattttgtttcaattaaGGGGTAAGTCGTCTTTCTACGGATACGAAAAAGAAGttactgaaaaatttgcaaactgtcAAAAAccttgtactcgtatatgtaaaACACACACATCATGCAGAAAATTTTGCTGCTGaattgaagtgaaaatttgttAGACTTTTCCACAATCCTTACCTTTTACTCTCAAAATCGCGGCATGATATGACAgacaattaaaaatttgaaaaatacattctacACGAAgagaaacaaataaaaatgtcattacTAAAatctttgttttgaaaaaaatttgaatc contains:
- the LOC135845847 gene encoding mediator of RNA polymerase II transcription subunit 11-like produces the protein MSNNDLVVPPALLEKIKALDDIEKDIITCLQSAGQAFNELSKEKTSQKQVENHTNNFLKVLGNVETKLTDQINYLIQGSTGQPHEGSVYGTERVRKMLLQRLEHAERRVTELERIRSKHLYERVTNKKPRKME
- the PCID2 gene encoding PCI domain-containing protein 2 encodes the protein MSYNQTVQQFLNQLQLAWRRRDANLVSGFFSLKDPHIVNNNLYHFNPDNADMYVETTVVDVIAPHLRCIACLKDKNFTEAYNNQLAVMQAFVKIFQNLKNDNWLIPVIYTVCLDLRMLTYNVNSELTQSQLKTGVVKPREALENTAEAIMGAFRVCAADNRSGEQETKRWGMMLFANQLFKVYFKMSQLHLMKPLIRAIDSSPFKSKFSISQQVTYKYYAGLKAMMDEDYKSANQYLTFAFERCEKSSKRNKQHILIYLIPIRILLGYMPTREVLEKYDLLPMWDIANAVKRGRVNELVQVMSTYQALLCKYRIYTVVEKLRMITYRNMFKKVFLLHKNPLIDMNVLMVTLQIFEDPEIDLDETHCILANLIHEGKVKGYISLSHQKLVLSKIDPFPKLTSIG
- the LOC135845845 gene encoding magnesium-dependent phosphatase 1-like isoform X2, encoding MSYNEKLIVFDLDYTLWPLHVDECATPFSTNQQNRAVMDNFGRVCYLYSDTLKILSFLKKKNYTIAIASRAENICGSYQLLQLFGIADYFRLRAKSNVDYKDIIFFDNDGRNIRDVQKLGVNCVLLTEEISFKFILSILNPKKKK
- the LOC135845845 gene encoding magnesium-dependent phosphatase 1-like isoform X1 — protein: MSYNEKLIVFDLDYTLWPLHVDECATPFSTNQQNRAVMDNFGRVCYLYSDTLKILSFLKKKNYTIAIASRAENICGSYQLLQLFGIADYFRYKEIYPGSKVQHFTVLRAKSNVDYKDIIFFDNDGRNIRDVQKLGVNCVLLTEEISFKFILSILNPKKKK